The DNA segment CGTGCCAGACATCATGAGTCAAAGTCTGGTTAATAAACTGATCTTTCACCTGCGGAAAAAGGTAGTCATAATTaagcaacatttttttatatatatatttattgtacagtCTGAAACAAGTaacttgggatttttttttattttaggtgatATTGGAGCTTTGTCTAAGAGATAAAATGCCAGATCTTTGGGTCATTCAAGCACATCTGGATTCTCTGCGAAATCTCACACATAAAGTAATTGTTGCTTTTGTAATTGCACTAACCATatacagaaattatttttttagcaagTTATCActgtcttgtttttgtttttgtttttttgctttcaaTTTATTCCAGTGTAAAGATGTGGAAAGTGAGATCATCaataacaaatttatcagaatgGTGCACAACATTTTAGAGGATGCAGAAAAGAAAGATAATTTCATCCAGGTTAGATTTGTTCACTTCTCTCTTGTCTTTTAGTGCATCTTTCTTCTTTACATTTCTATGAGGTGAATGAATAAAGCAAgcatgaaaatatgttttttcatgtttgaCCCTGCCTCTTTGTGTTCAGCATGTCTTCCCTGTAGAATATGGATCTGGAtatgatgcagtattacagagccTTGCATGGGATTTCCTGTCTCGAGTAGAAGATCTGCTGCCAGTGCCCAACCTCAAAGAGGTGTGTCCTCTGGCAGATTGAAGAAAATggtccaaatacaataataaaccaaACATTTTCAGGTGAAAGGTAAATCTAATGTCGACTTTCTCAGACAGCATCCTGGCTTTGCGGCGGTCTTTCGATGATGGAGGAGATTGTGCAGCCACTCTCAGATCCAGCTGAGATCAAGGATGTTCTGCAGCATTTCAAAACCAAAAGACTGCACACAAGAAACAATGAGCAATCTCAAAGAGTTATCAGTGAAAGTGAGTTTTACTGTTGCTACCgaaacatttttgtttgcatCTGTTGAATAACTTAAACACAGTgagacatttaatttatatttgattaatatgagacttttaaaaacatatctgggtcatattttcaccataaaaaaatgaaattaaatgataataaaaaaacaccttaTCATTCTCCAagcttaattttgattatttttttgttaagcatttattttaagtactttcaataaaaaaaatgtttttgtcattgagacattatttttaaGACAGGCTAAATGTAGtttctaatatttattattttgaagtgAAATGTGACCTTATGATATGGGTTTAGTCAACTAAAATAAGATGTTAAGACATCTAACAATTTTTCTAAGGATTTTTTCTCTTTTGGCCTGTACAGTGTCCATTCCATCTACATCTGAAGTAGTTTGTTTGCCTCATCCAGTCTCGCCTGACATTACCATTGAACATGAGGAAACTTTGCCTCCCACCTCCATAGCACAAGAGACAATTATCATTGAATCAGAAGGCACAGAGAACAATCAGAATCTGATCAAGCGGCCATCGCCATAGATGAGCCCTTCTCAGAGTTACACAGAAGAGGCTGAGCCTTTAGCGGGCAACGAGGAGTTCACAGCAATAGCTTCCACTGAAGAAGCAGAGGAAGGCTTACAACAAAGAAGAGGTACTTTGTGAAGAGAAAGACTCAGGCGTCTGTGAAGTCCAGCAGATCTACCTAACCACAGACGGCTCTACTGTGGTGGTGTCAGAGTTTGAAAACGAGGGAGAGGAGGAGACTCAACTGCAGTTTCTAGATCAATCAGAGATGGTGGAAACGTCTGGTGTGAGGCAAGTCAGTTTAGAGCAGTGGATTTCAGAATTAACAGGAAAGGGCATCTCTCTACCAGTTTTGCCTCCAACTCCTGTTGAGATTGTGAGGGAAGAGACCATCTACGTTCCTGTCATAGAAAGACCACCGTCTGTGAAGTCTATCATCCACAGAAAGAGCAGTCCGCCTCGAGCCGCAGTTTCCAAAAGGCAGCGGCCACTCCTTCTGAGTCCCAGACAACACAGGAGGAGAAAGACACAGCTGTCCCGAGTGTCACAAAGAGTTCCGCTTCGAATGCCTGCTGAGGAATCACATGCGTACTCACACGGGCGAGCGGCCGTTCCAGTGTTCAGACTGCGGCAAAAGCTTCAGGTGCCTCAGCTTCTTGACCAATCACATCAAAACGCACTCGCTCGCCAGACCTTTCAAATGCATACAGTGTGTCAAGACTTTTCGCAAGAAAGCAGACCTCATCAAACACATCCGTGTGCACACTGGCGAGAAACCGTACAAGTGCACCATCTGCGGCAAAAGCTTCTCTCAAGGCTCATACTTGAAGATTCACCGTGAATGCCACACCTCAGAGAACCTGCACCAGTGTCCTCACTGCGACAAGAGTTTCCCGACAGCATTTAAGCTGTCCATTCACATCGCTACCATTCCATGGAGCGCTCGTATCAGTGTAATCAATGCGGGAAGAGCTTCATCTACGCCAGCCTCCTTCGAAGACACAAAGGTTATCATGCAGGCGAGCGGCAGCATCTGTGCTCCATCTGGGCAAGTCCTTTGTCTACATGTTCGACCTGAAAAAGCATCAGCGCAACCATGAGAGACCACGAATCAAGATCCCGTGCACCCTTTGTAACAAGACGTTTGCAGGACCGAGATGCTGAGGTGCACCTGCGCATACAACACGGAGAACGTCCATTCCGCTGTAAGATCTGCGGAAAAGCCTTCTCTCAGATCGGGAACATGAAGAGACATGAGCGCGTGCACACGGCAGAGATGTGCCGTTCACACTGTGATAAGATGTGGGAAGACATACAAGNNNNNNNNNNNNNNNNNNNNNNNNNNNNNNNNNNNNNNNNNNNNNNNNNNNNNNNNNNNNNNNNNNNNNNNNNNNNNNNNNNNNNNNNNNNNNNNNNNNNTCCGAGGCCATTACTGACAGTCCTCTTCCATTCACTCCCCGCTGCACTCACCACTAACTGCTGTCATCATGCCACTTTTCTAAGTGATACGATGTTTCTGTCCTATTGTGTGCAGAATTGAATGGCTTTTACTCAGACCTCTACTGACCCAGTTTGAGTGGTCATGTGCATCGGGTTTAGGCTATTAGTATTGTGATGCTGTTATGAGTACGAGGCCTTCATTTCATCCACAATTCGTTTTCATCATATGGAAAAACAGAAACCTGGATGGTTGGCCAGACTTCTGTGttccaaagaaagaaaaagtcataaaggtttagaTCGACATAGTGTGAATGATGGCAAAGCTTCATTTTCAGATAAACTGTGCTTgcgtgattgattgattgatgccAACTCTTATCGTGATATTGTGCATGTACAGTAGCAGTGAGATATTGCTGGTGCCTGTTCGGAAGACATGAGTCATTCATCATGAGGACAGCAGGAGATTGATCACAGTAATGCACTGTCGCTGGGTTATTCGAGATTCATTCCCTCACAGTCCACTTCAGTACCCTTTATCCTGCATTAAGTAGGTTCACACTGTACTAGATATGCAGTACACATGTCTTACACTCTAGAAGTGTGTTTTAGGGTGAGTACAGGTATGTGTCTTGTCTGTTCTCACACCGCATTTTTTCGTGTTTATGTAATACCGTTTTACAACGTCAGGTGGCGCTTTGGATTGCCGCAAAATATATCCCACTCAAATTACCCACCCAGTTGCTTAGTGATATGAACATCTGTGTTTGTAATACTTTTTTAAGTCTGTCCATATCCTTAGATTTGGATAGTTAAATCACCCTCGTAAGCACATATAaggcttattaaaataataataataataataataaaagtaataataataacaatgtatcttgaaagtaaaacatattttgtgtttaGTTTTCATCTAAACTGGGTGAAAATGTATGCTTGAAAACAACATTGAAAGCTGTTGCATTTGGACGTGGCCCTAACATGTAATTCAAGATTTTTGCTTTGCATTCATCttttttgaaaatctttttttcttgcacttctgatcaggaaaaacaaTTGTTGCAGCTATTTAATCAAGGTTTTGAAAGAAGAGGGTGCAAATAAATggagaaaatgttttattcatattttaagagAATAACTGTGAAGAAATCTATTTGCAAAACATTTCGAACATCTTGTTCATCATGCTGCATAAATCATTTTGTAATTCCATTCATTCcatttgcaaaaacatttcaGTCATCTTTCAGTTTTTGTCAAGTATCTGACCTTGCTGTTCACTCTGTTATTTAACGTTTTAACCCCATGCTTATATTTGGCAACAGAGTTCAGAACTCGCCAAGGCTGTGCCAGCTCCAGTAGCTTGTGTTCTGCACCTGGCCTCCCTGTTTTACACTTCAGTATTCAGCCAGGCTTTCACTGACCAGCAGGACTTAGAGGTGAAACTTTGGACCTAGCGGAACAAAGAAACTAAAGCATGTCTGATGCTAAATAAAGAGCGTTTCCACATAATCACTGAGGTTTTGTAAGGCAATGAAAGACTGTTGGCTGTTTGCGAATGTACGCCTCTAAGACCAAGTTTCTGTCCAGCAGGAAACAAACCTTAAGCAAGTCAGTTCTTGCCCTTCCGCTCAGAGTACTTTGCTCTGTTGTGACATTGCCACAGGCAAATAAACCTGTTTGACATACCAATGTGTTAAACTGCTTTCAGAACTGAAAGTAACAGATGCATTTCCCCCAAAAAGCATTTTGACTTTTTAGTTGCACATGATGTCTGGTTGTCATAGCACTACATTGCCATCACAAGTATCACCGGCattcaaatgtataaattatttttttatatttactatgaATTATTTGTACTCTGTATATAGTATGTATACTATGCATGTATGTACagtgaaaactgtcaaaaaaattcactttttaaatAGTTAGGCTATTACTGTTTGCATGTTCATAGCATGTGTAGAATCTGCAAATATAACGCATAGACTATATAAATGATAACTAACGGTTGTTTGCTATAGTAGCTTGTCtcgtaattaatttaaataatagatACATTTAATTACAAGTATTTTTTGTTGTGTGCATGTAGCATAATCTGCAAATATCACGCATAGACTATGAAAaccataaatgtaatatttcccgctGATTTATTATCGTAGCATGCGTCTCATAATACCGAGAATTATTTTGCAGTTGCACTTTTCCTGTATGTTACTGTGACACACATCTGTAATTGAACTCGTATAAGCCCGTGTTTCTCTCAAGACTGATCGGATTAGGATTCTGTTGACATGCGTAATTACGCATGGTAAAGAATGTACTACGCACGGGCGGGGCGGGGTCGCCTCCAGCTGCGGTGGTCCAAGGGGCTGATGCTGATGGATCCGGCTTGACAGAACAAGGTTATCCACCAGGAGAGAAACCGTCCATTTTCTTCATCCGCTCCTCactcacagcagcagcagcagcagcagcagcagcgtcaCCGGACTCCGCTTCTCCGCGCACAGCCGAAGCGCAGGACGAGTCCAGGCTGCCGCGCCCAACAGAACACGAGATGCGACCTACTCCTGCAGCTGGCTGGGATGCACAAGCAGAAACGCAAATTATGTCGTTTGGATGCAATCTCGTCTTTCTGGCACTTTAAGACAAGGAACGTCAAATAATCTAAAGGAGGTGGTTTTTATTTCCGCACAACACTGGGGTGGATGTAACAGGAAAAGTCATTTGCATGGATCTAATTAGCCTTTACTGATCGTTCGCGTGTGAACTTTTCCTTCTAACAATGTGAATCGAGGAAAACAGCGTGTGTTTTTTGCGATGCACCGCGCGAGAGTGTTTTTCTAACATCTTCAGCACACTGACTCGGCGAAGATGCAGATGCTGCTGCTTCTAAGAACGATCTTTTTCATTGCAGGCTGTCCACATGTTTTGTTGCACGGAGAAAACCGTAATGCACACACCAAAGAACCAGTCGCTCTTAGGAGCCTTGGTGATGCCAAACCCAGTGCCACACACCCTGCGAGGCATCGAGCCGCAGGTACACCTGCCTTCAACATCAGACAGACTTCAGAAGACAGCAGTTACTTGTCTTCACATCTCTGGCTGCTTTTGGAGAGTGGAGGTAAGCGGTATGGACACAGACATCTCTTCTCGAACAGAACACATGCGGTCACAGAGAGTGCCACAAACCTACATAAGCGCTCTCAGCAACATAAAAGGAAAAAGTTGAACCCTGCTACCATGAGAACAGTAGGTGGACACACTAACTCTATAACAACAAGCAAGCGAGAAAGAAACCACAGACGCAAAAGAGGCACAAAGGAACACCACAAGAAAGTGTTTAAGAGCTTGAAAAGGGGCCAGAATAAAAGCGCTGCCCCATTGAAACCAGTTGAAACGTATTATAACGCCCTGACATCCTCTTTATCCATGTGGGAACCGATGCCCAAGCCTCTCGCTCTCACCTCCACAGATTTCCCATTCGATCTCACCAGATATGCCGAGGTCCACACCAAACAGATAGATGACCCATGGGACGCCACGCCGATGACCCCTCCATACGCAGAGGATGAGGAGAGCGAATTCTTCCCCAATCCTTTCTACCCCGTCACTAGCGAGACGTATGGGGCGTATGCAATCACCATCGTTTCCGTCCTCATTTTCGCCGTGGGAATAACGGGGAACATAGCAATAATGTGTGTGGTGTGCCACAACTACTACATGAGGAGCATCTCAAATGCTCTTCTGGCCAACCTGGCCATCTGGGACTTTGCACTGCTCTTGTTTTGCCTGCCACTCGTGGTGTTTCACGAACTCACAAAGACCTGGCTGCTGGGCCAGTTCACCTGTAAAGTCGTACCCTATATTGAGGTAATGGATTCCATGTTCATACACAACAAGTTTTAAATGTTCACTTAGCTTAAATAGAGTAAACCGCTAACAACTGTACATTTTGGCACtttttcaccaaaaaatgaacatttttcgCCCAAATTTGAATTTCTTCCTTCTGTGGGACAGAGAAGGAGATATTGAAAAATGTCTCGGTggattgtctaaaaaaaaaaaaaaatgtttaggccCAAATTTAAGATTTTAGATATTATAcgataaaaaaattgtaatataataaacatttggATTACACAGCTTTAACATTAAACCAATAAACTTAATATCAATCATACATAAATTAGACCAGTAAGATTTCTGCACTCAAAAAATCATGGTTTggtttattattaacaattttcatctgtttgatttgatttaaataatcaGATTTACAAAATGCATTTGTGCAAATTGCTTGGAATCAATGTGTATCTGTATCGTTTCCACTACGCCGGCGTTTTCGACTCTCAAAAACTGAGATTTTTGAAAACGCTACAGACCCCGTTTTAGTTCGAAAGCTCTGGGATTgtgtttcagtgtaaacggaccaAAACAGACTTTTGAAAATGATGGCGTGGCTGCCTACATTCACTCTGTGTATCCTTGAAAACCGTGTAAACAATAAGATCATGCTCATTACTGTACCCATAGATATGCTCCAAGCACCTAGACGCATCTGCCATTTAAATAATAAGGAATCTACATATACATATCTATGGTTGTATCTGCATGATTGGTCATGTGACATGCGTTTTCAGTTGTGTAGTGTAGACGGAGATGGTTTCTGAAACGCAGCGGAAACGCCAGTGTAgacgagttttttttttgtttttttttacaatgaaaacCAGTGTTGTGTGGACTCCAACcttctttaaaatatcatcttttgtgttcttttACATTGCAGTGATCTAGTTTTTAATGCAAGAGCAGTGTTAAGGTTTGCGTTTCTTGAGGGTGATGTATTGAAACCATGGCATTGTGGGTAATTCGGTTTCATTTCGAGAGAGACGTCAGTGCTCCTTGCATGCAAAAGATCATCCACCCTGCCCTCAGGACACCTACACTGACAGTCTGCTCTGACCTCCGTCCACTCTCGTCACATTCTGTGAGGTGCAACCATAAGCGCTTATTTGAGGTGAAATCTGCAGCAGCCCTCTGCCATCCAGATCTCCTCACCACACCCAGTTTCAGCAGAGCTCACTTTGCAATCCAAACACCATGCTTCTTTAGTGTTAAATAATGATGGGCTCATTTTATGGTTTGAAACCTGTTctggtgaatctcacaaaaacatattCCGATTATATTTTACCCTAAAATCAAATAGGGGAGAAGATTCTATTCTGCATGAAGTTAAATGCTTGAAGCCTGTTTCCAaggttttggttattttttttttactgcattacattgcactgcaaaaaatattttgcatgaaaATTAAGCATTTCCCCAAGATATTTgtccagattttattttaattctcatttgtATTTCTTATTAGAAAATTTGTTTATGGAATACAAAAAGGCAGTGCTGTCATTTAATCTCACATTACAGTAGTGAgaagattttattatattatatgtactgAATTGTCATGCaaacaataataatgcaaaacatcttagtgatagttcacccaaaaatgaaaattttaacaaCATGAGTGTaagtttcttctgttgagcacggtaccaattgacttccataatacggaaaaaatactgtcaaataatataatcaaatgtttggttaccaatattcttcaaaatatcttcttttgtgttcatatGTTTTACTCTGCCTTCTATGTTCCTTAAAACAGGcttcatttacaaaatataattggGTGAAGTATCACTCAGACCACTTGTAGAAcaacaaatgaaactttaaagcaCATTATGCCATCAGTCTTTGCACAATTTATAATGCCACATGTATTGCAAGTAATTCTGTCCTTGCTATAATGCAAACTTGACAAACAGTTTCATACAATCTCagacaaaaaggtacaaaagctagcGCTGGATTGGTGCCTTCTAAAAAGGTTCACCTTTGTAACTTTTTAACCCGTAAAATGTGCATGTAAGTACCTTAAAGATACATATTAGTGTCCTAGTGGTACATATTATTACCCTTTTCAAAGACTACGAGCCCAGtggcagcttttgtaccttttatttctgagagtgtagacTTAAGCCTTCCCCCATTCAAGCAGATATGAGCTGTGCTTCTTTACACACAAAATATCTGCCCAGGGGCGTtaccaagatggccaccaactgAACCGACTTTCCTTGAAAAGGCTTTGGGGAGATTCACCAATCCGTTTGCCTTAGAGAATTAGACTGTGATTGCTTTTGTGTGTATGAAAGGTGTGAGGGGTGTTTAGACTGGGTTTTGGAGGGAGAGGCGTGCAAATGTGGCATCCTGGTGGCACACAGCATGCCTTCTGTGATTGTATGGGACAGGCAGAGAGGGCCAGGAGGCTCGGCCTGACAATGGTGAAGCTGAATGAAAATGAGCCACTGCATGCGTGCATGTGCTCGTCCCTCCGGCTGCAGCGCAGCTATGAATGCTGATCGCCAGGGACTGCATGCAAGCTAAGTGCGTGGCGAGTAAAGCCAGTCCTGAGGGCAAAGTGCTCCACAGGGAGAAAACGCCTCCGGCTccattactcacacacacatgcatgctggAGCGTGATAGTTCATGTGAGCTGGGAGTCAGTCTGCATTCTGGGAGAAGGTCTTGTTGCTGCTTTTGTTCAGACCTGACACTTTTCACATTTGACGTCCCTTCACTGGTGGTCTCCTGCAGAGAGTATGTTTTGTTGAGTTTTGCTGCACTGCAGGCAAGTTCAGCAAACGTCAGTTGAACTTATCTGATCATTGGGTTTGTTTTATCAGAGGTCTGACGTTTCTCGCTGTGGTAGGTCAAGTGAATCCGAGTGCTGCGTGTCGGTGCCAGTGTTTTAACTCGACTTGTGTTTTGACTGGCCTTTAGGTTTTTGGATATTGCATCAGTCACAACACACTGATTTGCAGGAAGGCCTTGTTTCGTTTGAGCAAACATGCTGCAGAGGCGTATCTGACAGCTGTCGGATTACAGGCTTCCTACAATTGTCTAAACAACATATTAAAACATTCAGAACATTTTAGGTGCTGGAACCTAAAATGCATCATAGTGGTGAGATTTGATCTAGCAAACACTACTTAAAATATTTCcagattctttttttatttattttatttcattttacaaactgcttgtacttgtttaaaatattttattttattttattttatttttccatccaTTCTCCAAACTGCTTGTACTTAAGTTaagtttattttatcatattttattttattcaaaggtAATcactttgtgattttattttattttatatttaattttactttatttttccatCCATTCTCCAAACTGCTTGTACttcattttatagtattttattttattcgaagatattgcattttatttcattttattatttggtttctttacaggtttttgtttttgctatattttctATTAGTAACTCACTTTGTGattttatcttatattttatttcactttattttatcaattttttgaACCACTTGTCTTGAGGTCACacaggttattttattttgttttgttttgtttttctttggtttAGATATCGTTTGattgtgtttgatttgattttttcttGTAAGGTCAGaggtatttcattttatttaacaggGTTTGGAATATTACAGCTTTTTGTTGGCTTTCTCTTCTATTATTAATccactttgtgtttgtgtttgtgatcCAGGCTGTTAACTCCCCTTCTAATGCTCTGAATTTATGTAGCTGAATATGTATTTGTTTCATTCTGTGGtcataatatataacaatattccTGTAATAGCTTTGCTTCTAGCTCACTCATGCCTCAGTGCATCTCATTTGTCAATAAGTAAGAATTATTGCCGTCCCTGCTGGCCGGTAGCCCAACAATGGCCTGCAGTCACCCTGTCTAAAAGCAGCCGTTAAACCAGATTAATAACCAGCACCTCCATCGTTCTGAAGAGCCTCTTAATCAGAGAATTAATGAGCCGTTAGTAAAGACCATTGCAGCCAACGCTATCATCACCTGCTGCTAGGAAACCTGTAAGctagaaaatgccaccaaaagcATGTGGATGTCAGatcagacggagagagagagtcGTGGTCTGGAGAGTTTCCCAGAGTGTGAGGTCAGTGGAGACCACAGAGAGCTTAGATTTGATTACTGTGAAAGAAAGGCAGAAAGTGAGCTTCAAACCACATGATCACTTGAATCACATGTGGTCTGGACTGTACGGTACATTTGCTTGCAGTCTTGTTCTCCTTTTGTCATTATTTGTCATTCAGTAGTATTATACCTGTCAACATTTTTGATAATTCTTCATTTATATATATCAAAGTGTTTACACATTGATTTGCTTGAATACACCTTGCTTTTGTTGCTtttggttattatttttattattttattgttatagaTAAAGCCTGTTAAAAAACAATATTCATTGCTATTAAcgtgaaattactgaacctacacATAGGATATATAATTGctcatattttcttcagaaaaagtaTGTATCAAAATGTACATATCCTTTTTCTGTCAGAAACCAACCAAAAGCCATTCTAGATTCATTTTTTAATGCAAGAagcaaaatacagtaaacaatCTACTGAAAATAAGTTGTAATACAATAACTAATTCAGAGTTTTGAGTTGATTCATTGAATCAGACATATGATGAACTGATTCACAGAAATGAATCAAACTTACAAACTAATGCCATTTCTTGAAACCTCCTAATGCTCTTGCAAGGTTTACGGAGAGAGGACCGAAACTAGTTTCATGACAGTCTTTCTGAAAGCTGTATGGTCCGTTCAGTGCACAGGGAAATCCTCTATGCAGTCTGGAAGCATCACTTTCCCGACCTGGGGTGCGCTTCCTAAAAGCATAgctgctaacctgttagcaactttgttggttgacAATGGtaaattgtattgcaaccaacaatGTTGCTagcttagttagcaactatggttttgggaaacgctccCCTGCTCATTCTGCGAGAATATTCCCATCCTACAAACCCATGCAGTAAACCGACGATCATTCAACGTGCCGAGTGTCTAATGGTACAGGATGGATGCATTTCACACCTATGGAAGTAATATAGCACCATTACAACATCTTAATGGACACAATGGTCCATAATGGATTCTGAACAGTCTGCTTTTGTCAAAATGATGAAGGATCTGAGCGATCTGCTTTGGGAGATGAAAGAGGCGGACTAGTTTTCATTTAGCCGGCGATGCACAACCGCACGAGCTTGGTTCCGCTAATTGTCTCCTCCTTGATGCTGATGTGTCTGATTGCTCTGTAATTATGATAATGAAGACAAACACTTAGTTGGCTCTTTCATTTGGGTTTGTATCATCTACTGGGACGCAGCGGCTCAAAACGCGGGCCAAGAAGCTCTCCAGTTGTCTCCCATTCATTGCAGTTGTTTCTTTTGTGTCGCTTCTCTAAATACTCTTTTAATTTCAGCCAATTTATTGTGGCAATAGTTATACAAAACGTACCATTTCACAGTGGGAAGGGTGCATTGGGAGAGTTTTGGGGCCTGCTCTGTTCAGGCTGAATTAATTGCTGGGCCTGCAGGAGGTTGACTGTCTGTCACAATAATGCAGCAGATAAAGTCTGTT comes from the Carassius auratus strain Wakin chromosome 4, ASM336829v1, whole genome shotgun sequence genome and includes:
- the LOC113068684 gene encoding uncharacterized protein LOC113068684, giving the protein MEIFNVESREAALPLSALRLVVPPLRLMSAFLWQMVQRRNVIQYGKLEQFVVLVTETVPDIMSQSLVNKLIFHLRKKVILELCLRDKMPDLWVIQAHLDSLRNLTHKCKDVESEIINNKFIRMVHNILEDAEKKDNFIQHVFPVEYGSGYDAVLQSLAWDFLSRVEDLLPVPNLKETASWLCGGLSMMEEIVQPLSDPAEIKDVLQHFKTKRLHTRNNEQSQRVISEMSIPSTSEVVCLPHPVSPDITIEHEETLPPTSIAQETIIIESEGTENNQNLIKRPSP
- the LOC113067839 gene encoding prosaposin receptor GPR37-like produces the protein MQMLLLLRTIFFIAGCPHVLLHGENRNAHTKEPVALRSLGDAKPSATHPARHRAAGTPAFNIRQTSEDSSYLSSHLWLLLESGGKRYGHRHLFSNRTHAVTESATNLHKRSQQHKRKKLNPATMRTVGGHTNSITTSKRERNHRRKRGTKEHHKKVFKSLKRGQNKSAAPLKPVETYYNALTSSLSMWEPMPKPLALTSTDFPFDLTRYAEVHTKQIDDPWDATPMTPPYAEDEESEFFPNPFYPVTSETYGAYAITIVSVLIFAVGITGNIAIMCVVCHNYYMRSISNALLANLAIWDFALLLFCLPLVVFHELTKTWLLGQFTCKVVPYIEVASLGVTTFTLCALCIDRFRAATNVQMYYEMIENCTSTAAKLGVIWIGALLLALPELLIRQLVSENGDSTVDELASERCLIRISTSLPDTLYVLGLTYEGARLWWCFGCYFCLPTLFTIGCSVATARRIRRAERGCARGNKKQIRLESQMNCTVVALAIVYGACVVPENVCNMVSAYMAAGVPQSTMALLHLLSQLLLFLRAAVTPVLLLCLCRPFGRAFLECCCCCCGDACGIAAHSSATASDDNEHECTTELELSPFSTIRREMSNYTATGSHC